The Opitutaceae bacterium genome has a window encoding:
- a CDS encoding cyclic nucleotide-binding domain-containing protein encodes MTTINIFQNAKESEKFADGSIIFSKGDPGDCMFGVVEGEVEIVLNDKVIDTLSSGAILGEMGLIDHSPRAASARVKGSAKLVRIDERRFNFLVQQTPFFALQVMRIITARLRKLMAAE; translated from the coding sequence ATGACGACGATCAATATCTTCCAGAACGCCAAGGAGTCCGAGAAATTTGCCGACGGTTCGATCATCTTCAGCAAGGGTGATCCGGGTGATTGCATGTTCGGAGTGGTCGAAGGGGAAGTGGAGATCGTCCTGAATGACAAAGTGATCGATACCCTCTCGTCGGGCGCGATCCTGGGAGAGATGGGCCTGATCGACCACAGCCCGCGGGCGGCCAGCGCACGGGTGAAAGGCTCGGCGAAATTGGTCAGGATCGACGAGCGTCGGTTCAATTTCCTGGTGCAGCAGACCCCGTTTTTTGCGCTTCAGGTCATGCGGATCATCACCGCCCGTCTGCGCAAGCTGATGGCGGCCGAGTGA
- a CDS encoding tetratricopeptide repeat protein: MPSPEILENLAAYLPIDRVDALCNGTEFSEFSDGAALFADISGFTPLTEAVVSRYGPRRGGEELTNHLNRVYDALIRQVDAFGGSVIGFAGDAITCWFGGDDGRRALASAFGMQAAMDAFKAITLPDGAQHALAMKVAVATGRVRRFVVGDPAIQLFDLIAGRVLESLADAEHGAERGDVVCDDRTVASLGGLLSIRERRPSEMGQPIAVVDRLIDPPIPSSRTDRDRGRLGVETLRPWLIQEVFQRIVSAQGEFLTELRPAASVFVRFTGIQFEADPAAPEKLDAYVRWMQAIIERLGGTLVQLTIGDKGSFAYFAFGAPTAHEDDTARALMAALEVRDSPPHLREIVGDVQVGVTRGTMRTGAYGGLSRRTYGVLGDDVNLSARLMQNARPGQILVSESAARRHLESFFLPELPRIRVKGKSEPIQIFELQKRREQTTAAFKTARYRLPMIGRKDEMAAIQGKLEAAAGGRGQLISIEADAGVGKSRLIAEVVQLADRMNFLGYAGECQAFARTGTFSVWWSIWREFFGIRSDLEARAIPGHLAAQLESIEPGLGERAPLLGPILNLELPDSELTRTFDAKLRRSSLISLLITCIRCRAAAQPLVIVLEDAHWIDAASREVLIALAQAAVRIPLALFVVHRPGADGTILTADEETLDYHTRIELGDFSEDEARQLVELRLDNRKSGDRRLERSTELIELIVRKSGGNPFFIEELINYLEGNVLDGVSNVPLDEIDLPNSMHSLVLSRIDQLTRDAQVSVKIASVIGRLFYASMLAGVHPNSIGMPKVEEDLRSIERHDLIEKEEGTAELAYFFKHIVIQEVAYDSLPHAFKSRIHEAAGFFLEDMAKRRRSNLLELLAYHFGRSDNTEKKRIYFRQAGDAARHSYSNEAAVDYYERLIPLSDDDEKTSLLIDLGSVLETTGDWGRARKHYDRALELARAAGDPGRIAHAESAIGELLRKRGDYAEAIKWLQRAAVGLEKAGDQVNLGQNLQSQGTLAAQTGNLADASRLYSDSLILRELTGDRRKAADLINNLGILERMKGNLETCEELYDQALHIRQELNDRWALANSYNNMGMLYRSRGEYGKASDVIEKSLQLNRAVGDRWATANSLNSLAEVALDAGDDTAASRALRESLLINRELGDKRALAFLLEAFAMLSARRSQSREAVVLAAAADQLRKDIKSPVSQADAKKLSDTLGPAYAALTGNELEAADQEGRALSLGKVLDRAMAAFGEPGDG; encoded by the coding sequence ATGCCGTCCCCCGAAATCCTGGAAAATCTGGCCGCCTACCTCCCGATTGACCGAGTCGATGCACTCTGCAACGGGACGGAGTTTTCGGAGTTTTCTGATGGAGCGGCCCTCTTCGCCGATATTTCGGGTTTCACTCCCCTGACCGAGGCCGTGGTCAGTCGCTACGGTCCGCGCCGGGGCGGCGAGGAGCTGACCAATCACCTCAACCGTGTTTACGATGCCTTGATCCGCCAGGTGGATGCCTTCGGCGGGAGCGTAATTGGATTTGCCGGCGACGCCATCACCTGCTGGTTCGGTGGCGACGACGGCCGGCGCGCTCTCGCCTCGGCCTTCGGGATGCAGGCGGCCATGGACGCCTTCAAAGCCATCACCCTGCCGGACGGTGCCCAACACGCCCTCGCCATGAAAGTCGCCGTCGCCACCGGGCGGGTCCGCCGCTTCGTGGTGGGCGACCCCGCGATCCAGCTCTTCGACCTGATTGCCGGACGGGTGCTCGAGAGCCTTGCCGACGCCGAACACGGGGCCGAGCGTGGCGACGTCGTCTGCGACGACCGGACTGTCGCCAGCCTGGGAGGACTTCTGTCGATCCGCGAGCGAAGACCTTCGGAGATGGGGCAACCCATCGCGGTGGTCGACCGGTTGATCGATCCACCGATTCCGTCATCCCGGACGGACCGCGACCGGGGCAGACTGGGCGTTGAAACGCTCCGCCCCTGGCTGATCCAGGAGGTCTTTCAGCGGATCGTCTCCGCCCAGGGCGAATTCCTGACCGAGCTCCGTCCTGCCGCATCCGTTTTCGTCCGCTTCACCGGCATCCAGTTCGAGGCGGATCCCGCCGCACCGGAAAAGCTCGACGCCTACGTCCGTTGGATGCAGGCGATCATCGAACGCCTGGGCGGCACCCTTGTTCAGCTGACCATCGGCGACAAGGGGAGCTTTGCCTATTTCGCTTTCGGTGCGCCCACCGCCCACGAAGACGACACCGCACGTGCACTCATGGCCGCCCTTGAGGTGCGCGACTCGCCACCGCACCTGAGGGAGATTGTCGGCGACGTTCAAGTCGGCGTGACCCGTGGAACCATGCGAACCGGAGCCTACGGTGGCCTTTCCCGCAGGACCTACGGTGTTCTCGGCGATGACGTCAACCTCTCAGCCCGCCTGATGCAGAACGCCAGACCCGGCCAGATCCTGGTCAGCGAATCGGCCGCACGCCGGCATCTCGAGTCATTCTTCCTGCCGGAGTTGCCCAGAATCCGCGTCAAGGGAAAGAGCGAGCCCATCCAGATCTTCGAACTCCAGAAACGCCGGGAACAGACAACCGCCGCCTTCAAGACCGCGCGTTACCGCCTGCCCATGATCGGTCGCAAAGACGAGATGGCCGCGATCCAAGGGAAGCTCGAAGCAGCGGCCGGCGGGAGGGGACAGCTGATCTCGATCGAGGCGGATGCGGGTGTCGGGAAATCCCGGCTGATCGCCGAGGTTGTCCAACTGGCCGACAGGATGAACTTCCTCGGCTATGCCGGGGAATGCCAGGCCTTCGCGCGCACCGGCACCTTCTCCGTCTGGTGGTCCATTTGGCGCGAGTTTTTCGGAATCCGTTCCGACCTGGAGGCCAGGGCGATCCCGGGGCACCTGGCCGCCCAGCTTGAATCGATCGAGCCCGGACTCGGCGAGCGGGCGCCGCTGCTTGGTCCGATCCTCAACCTGGAACTACCGGATTCGGAGCTGACCCGCACCTTCGACGCCAAGCTGAGACGTTCCTCACTCATCAGTCTTCTGATCACCTGCATTCGATGCCGGGCGGCGGCCCAACCGCTCGTGATTGTCCTCGAAGATGCCCACTGGATCGATGCCGCATCGCGCGAAGTCCTGATCGCTCTGGCCCAGGCAGCCGTCCGGATACCCCTGGCTTTGTTTGTCGTCCACCGGCCCGGAGCGGACGGCACCATCCTGACCGCGGACGAGGAAACCCTCGACTACCATACCCGGATCGAACTCGGCGATTTCAGCGAGGACGAGGCGAGACAGCTGGTCGAACTGCGCCTGGACAATCGGAAATCCGGAGATCGCCGGCTCGAGCGTTCAACCGAACTGATCGAACTGATTGTCCGCAAATCCGGGGGAAATCCATTCTTCATCGAGGAGTTGATCAACTACCTGGAGGGGAATGTCCTCGACGGTGTCTCGAATGTCCCGCTGGACGAAATCGACCTGCCGAACAGCATGCACAGCCTCGTGCTCAGCCGTATCGACCAGCTCACCCGGGATGCACAGGTATCGGTCAAGATCGCCAGCGTGATCGGCCGTCTCTTCTACGCCTCCATGCTGGCCGGCGTGCATCCGAACTCCATCGGAATGCCCAAGGTCGAGGAAGACCTCCGCAGTATCGAGCGCCATGACCTGATTGAGAAGGAGGAAGGCACCGCTGAGCTGGCCTATTTCTTCAAGCATATCGTCATCCAGGAAGTGGCCTACGACAGCCTGCCCCACGCCTTCAAGAGCCGCATCCATGAAGCCGCCGGCTTCTTCCTCGAGGACATGGCCAAACGGCGGCGATCCAATCTGCTTGAATTGCTGGCTTATCACTTCGGGCGCAGTGACAACACGGAAAAGAAACGGATTTACTTCCGCCAGGCCGGCGACGCTGCCCGGCACTCCTATTCCAATGAGGCCGCCGTTGATTACTACGAACGCCTGATCCCCCTGTCCGACGATGACGAAAAGACATCTCTGCTGATCGACTTGGGAAGCGTTCTGGAAACAACCGGCGACTGGGGTCGCGCCAGAAAGCACTACGATCGGGCACTGGAGTTGGCCCGAGCGGCCGGCGACCCCGGGCGGATCGCCCATGCCGAATCAGCCATCGGGGAGTTGCTGCGGAAGCGCGGCGATTATGCAGAAGCCATCAAGTGGCTGCAGCGGGCTGCGGTCGGGCTGGAAAAGGCCGGAGACCAGGTCAACCTCGGTCAGAACCTGCAGAGCCAGGGCACCCTCGCCGCCCAGACCGGCAACCTCGCTGACGCCTCGCGCCTTTACAGCGACAGCCTGATTCTGCGGGAGCTGACCGGCGACCGACGCAAGGCGGCCGACCTGATCAACAATCTGGGCATCCTCGAGCGGATGAAGGGCAATCTGGAGACGTGCGAGGAACTCTACGACCAGGCACTGCATATCCGGCAGGAACTCAATGACCGCTGGGCCCTGGCCAATTCCTACAACAATATGGGCATGCTCTATCGCAGCCGCGGCGAGTACGGCAAGGCGAGCGATGTGATCGAAAAAAGCCTCCAGCTCAACCGGGCGGTCGGCGACCGCTGGGCCACCGCCAATTCGCTGAACAGTCTGGCCGAAGTCGCTCTCGATGCGGGCGACGACACCGCCGCTTCCCGCGCCCTCCGGGAAAGCCTTCTCATCAATCGCGAACTCGGCGACAAGAGGGCGCTCGCGTTCCTGCTCGAAGCCTTCGCCATGCTTTCGGCCCGTCGCAGCCAATCCCGGGAGGCCGTCGTTCTGGCCGCGGCCGCAGACCAACTGCGCAAGGATATCAAATCTCCGGTCAGCCAGGCCGACGCGAAAAAATTATCCGATACCCTCGGCCCGGCCTACGCCGCCCTGACCGGAAATGAACTCGAAGCGGCGGATCAGGAGGGACGCGCGCTGTCCCTCGGAAAGGTCCTCGACCGGGCCATGGCTGCCTTTGGCGAACCCGGGGACGGCTAA
- a CDS encoding c-type cytochrome: MKKIPLFVFSAAVLGWLAGPALAEDIAETWARQCQKCHAEDGSGDTKMGKKLGLKDYRDPAVQAEMTDEEIIRITKEGVTDDSGKQVMKAYAEILTEEQITEMLALIRSMAKS; encoded by the coding sequence ATGAAAAAGATACCTTTATTCGTTTTTTCAGCCGCGGTTCTGGGCTGGCTCGCCGGCCCGGCATTGGCCGAGGATATTGCCGAGACCTGGGCACGTCAGTGCCAGAAGTGCCATGCCGAGGACGGCTCGGGTGACACCAAGATGGGCAAGAAGCTGGGTCTGAAGGACTACCGGGACCCGGCGGTTCAGGCCGAGATGACCGATGAGGAGATCATCCGGATCACCAAGGAAGGGGTGACCGATGACAGCGGCAAGCAGGTGATGAAGGCCTATGCCGAGATCCTCACCGAGGAGCAGATCACCGAGATGTTGGCCCTCATCCGCAGCATGGCCAAGAGCTGA
- a CDS encoding NapC/NirT family cytochrome c, whose amino-acid sequence MSEQEPRYWKIGNIFFRNYPSLLGFIIMISAAFAFALLFLIDLLAAHANPYMGILAYIVAPAFFFTGVGFLGFGWWLHRRNLARHVGDQSLQLTIDLSRPKDRRRLVVFVSCTILFLLISAIGSHRTYKYTESNEFCGLVCHTVMEPEYTTYQLSPHARVACVDCHIGSGTTWYVKSKISGAYQVYSVLFDKYHRPIETPVANLRPARETCQECHWPEKFSGNLDRSYEHFLSDDDNTPYTVRMSLKVGGGNAEFGPVEGIHWHVANKVEYIATDPKRQEIPWIRVTRDDGTQSIFATEDYMEAPPAGEIRMMDCIDCHNRPAHIFQSPNELVEAAMVQGRISRTLPAIKDRAAVALTGSYETVEEAGAGIVEAMVKYYGDDPLVQPTADELFRLYRGHFFPAMDSSWEEYPDNIGHKDWPGCFRCHDDLHENGEGQVLRASSCNTCHTILAQGQGEELRQLAPAGLEFFHPDGEDVSGWLCSDCHTGARQ is encoded by the coding sequence ATGAGCGAACAAGAGCCGAGATACTGGAAGATAGGGAACATCTTCTTCCGGAACTACCCAAGCCTGCTTGGGTTCATCATCATGATCAGTGCGGCGTTTGCCTTTGCGCTGCTCTTCCTGATCGATCTCCTGGCCGCTCACGCCAATCCCTACATGGGGATTCTGGCCTATATCGTTGCGCCGGCCTTCTTCTTCACCGGGGTCGGCTTCCTTGGATTCGGCTGGTGGCTTCACCGTCGGAATCTCGCCCGCCACGTGGGCGATCAGTCTTTGCAGCTGACGATTGACCTGAGCCGTCCGAAGGACCGGCGGCGCCTGGTCGTCTTTGTCAGTTGCACGATTCTCTTTCTCCTGATCAGTGCGATCGGCAGTCACCGCACCTACAAATACACGGAATCGAATGAATTCTGCGGGCTGGTCTGCCACACCGTGATGGAACCGGAATACACGACCTACCAGCTTTCTCCCCACGCGCGGGTGGCGTGTGTCGATTGCCATATCGGTTCCGGAACGACCTGGTATGTCAAATCGAAGATCAGCGGCGCTTATCAGGTTTACTCCGTGCTTTTCGACAAGTACCACCGGCCGATCGAAACGCCGGTGGCCAACCTGCGACCGGCGCGGGAAACCTGTCAGGAATGTCACTGGCCGGAAAAGTTCTCCGGAAATCTGGACAGGTCCTACGAACATTTTCTGTCCGACGACGACAACACACCCTACACGGTGAGGATGTCGCTGAAAGTCGGCGGCGGCAATGCCGAGTTCGGCCCGGTCGAAGGGATCCACTGGCACGTGGCGAACAAGGTCGAGTATATCGCCACCGACCCCAAGCGTCAGGAGATCCCCTGGATCCGGGTGACCCGGGATGACGGAACCCAGAGCATCTTCGCCACCGAGGACTACATGGAAGCCCCTCCGGCAGGTGAGATCCGGATGATGGATTGCATCGATTGCCACAACCGGCCGGCGCATATATTTCAGAGCCCGAACGAGCTGGTCGAGGCGGCGATGGTCCAGGGACGGATCTCGCGGACCCTGCCGGCGATCAAGGATCGGGCGGCGGTGGCCCTGACCGGTTCCTATGAGACGGTCGAGGAGGCCGGGGCGGGTATCGTTGAAGCGATGGTCAAGTACTACGGCGACGACCCTCTGGTGCAGCCAACGGCGGACGAGCTGTTCCGGCTCTACCGCGGCCATTTCTTCCCGGCGATGGATTCGAGCTGGGAGGAATACCCCGACAACATCGGGCACAAGGACTGGCCGGGTTGTTTCCGGTGTCATGACGACCTGCACGAGAACGGAGAGGGCCAGGTTCTCCGTGCCTCAAGCTGCAATACCTGCCACACCATCCTGGCCCAGGGGCAGGGTGAGGAGTTGCGGCAGCTGGCACCGGCCGGGCTGGAATTCTTCCATCCCGACGGCGAGGATGTCAGTGGTTGGCTCTGCAGCGACTGCCACACCGGCGCACGCCAGTAG